The genomic interval CGAGCGGCGCGTCGACTTCGTCCAGCACGCAGATCGGCGACGGGTTGGTGAGGAACACCGCGAAGATCAGCGCCAGCGCGGTCAGCGCCTGCTCGCCGCCCGAGAGCAGCGACAGCGTCTGCGGCTTCTTGCCTGGCGGTTTGGCGATGATCTCAAGCCCGGCTTCGAGCGGATCGTCGCTCTCGATCAGGTGCAGCGCCGCTTCGCCGCCGCCGAACAGTTCGGTGAACAGCCGCTTGAAGTGGGTATTGACGGTCTCGAACGAGGTCAGAAGCCGCTCACGCGCCTCGCGGTTGAGGCTCTGGATGCCGGTGCGCAGCTTCTTGATGGCTTCGACGAGGTCGTCGCGCTCGGTGGCGAGCGAGGTGTGCTGGGTCTCGACCTCGCGCAGTTCCTCCTCGGCGCGCAGGTTAACGGCGCCCAATCGCTCGCGGTCGCGGCGCAGCTTTTCGAGATCGGCTTCGATCCCCAGTAGCGGCGGCAGTTCGACGCCGGGCTGAATCTCGGCCAGCGAGGCGACCGCGTCGGGCTCGACCTCGAGCATGTCGCGGATTTCCCGTTCGGTATCCTCGAGACGGCGCTTGCTGCCGTCCATGCGTTCCTCGGCGCGTGCGGTGGCTTCGCGCGCGCTCGACAGCGCCTCAAGCGAGATTTTCGCAGCGCGATCGGTTTCCGCCATCACGGCTTCGGCTGATGCGAGCGCGTCGGCCGCGTCGCGGCGATCCTTCTCGGCGTGCTCGATCTCGCTGATGACGGCGCTGCGCTTTTCCGCGAACAGAGCCGGCGCGTTGTCGAGGTCGGCGCGCTCGGCTTTCACCTCGGTGACGCGCGCTTCGATGGTAGCGATCTGCGAGGCCGCGCTCCGGCTGCGGGCCTGCCATTCGTTGCGTTCGGCCGATATTGCCTGCAGACGGCGATCCGCGAGTTCAGCTTCGCGCGCCAGCGCCTGGGCTTCGGCGCGAACCTGCGCGGCGAGGCGGCGATGGCCGTCGATCTCGGCCCGCACCTCGCCGAGCTTCGTCTCGGTGCCGAGGCTCGGCGGTAACGCGCCAAGAGCCGCCGTCGCGGCCTCATGGGCGGCGGCGGCCTCAAGGCGGTCGTTGGTCAGGCGGCTGTGCGCTTCGGTCAACGCCGAGCGGCGCGCCGCGTGGCGGTTGATCTCGCGCTCGGCGCTCGCATGATGTTCGCGCGCGGCATCGACTTCGCGCTGCGCCGCGCGCCAGGCATTGCGCGCCTCGCTCTCGGCTGACGCGGCGGCGCTGACGACCTGACCGGCGGCGGCGACGGCCTGCTGGGCCGTTTCCAGCACCTGCCGCCGCTCAGCGACGTCGGTGCGCGCGCGCTCGATCTCGCTCTCGATATCGGCCAGCCGTGCGCGCTCGGCAAGACGCCGCGCCGCGCCGGTCGGCGCGTGGGCCGCGGTCACAAAGCCGTCCCAGCGCCAGACATCGCCTTCGAGCGACACCAGCCGCTGACCGGTCTTCAGATGCGCAACCAGCTCCGCGCCACGCTCTTTGGCGACAACGCCGATCTGCGCCAGCCGCCGCGCCAGTTCCGGCGGCGCCTGCACGTGGGTCGCAAGCGATTCGACGCCCTCGGGCAGCGCCGGATCGTCCGTCGTGACCGCCGCGCCGGTCCAGCGCATCGGCGCGGACGGATCCACCGGCGCATCGAGGTCGTCGCCGAGCACCGCGCCGAGCGCCTTCTCGTACCCCTTGCCGACGCTGATGCCGTCGATGATCGGCGGCCACAGGTTCTTGCTTTCGCCGTTGAGAATCTTGGCGATGGTCTTGGCTTCGGTCTCGAGCCGCTGGGCGCGCTTGTCGGCATCCTGTAGCGGGCCGCGCGCCGCTTCGACGCCGGAGCGCGCCATGTCGAGCCGGCTGCGTGCGGCGGCATGTTCGGCCTCGCGCTCGCGGCTCAGGCTTTCCGATTGCGCCAGCGCCTGCTGTGCGCCTTCGATCGCCGCAGTCAGTGCATCGAGATCGCCGAAACCGCTGGTCTGCTGCGCCAACGCTTCGCTCTCGCGCTGGACGCCCGCGATGTCCTGATCGATGCGCGCGAGACGGTCGCGATGGGTCCGCACGTTGGCTTCAAGCTGGTTGCGCCTGGCGGTGAGGTCGGCCAGCACGCGGGTCAGCTCCGCGAATGTGGCCTCTGTCGCGGCCAAAGTCGTTTCCGCCTGCGTGCAGCGCTCCTCGACGCCGCTGCGTGTCTCCACGCGCGACTTGATCTCGTCCTTCAGCTCGACGTCCTCGGTGTCGAGACGCCGCAAGGCGTCGTCGGCATCGGATGATTGCCGCTGCTCGCGCTCAATGTCGGAGGTAAATTGCATCAGCCGGCCATCAAGCTCGGCGGCGCGCTCCCTGGCGCGCTCCTCCTCGCGGTCGAGCGCTTCCCGCGCGCTGGTGAGGCGCTGCAGACCGGCGGCGGCGCGGGCTTCCGCCTCGCGCAGCGACGGCAATTCGGAGGCGCGCTCCGCCTGGAGACGAGCGGCTTCGGCCTGCTCGCGGGTGCGTTCGGCCAGTTCGCGAACATTGAGGTCGTGGATCCTGGCGGCTTCCGTTACCTCTGTCTGAGCGTCCAGCCAGCGCAGGTGGAACAGCATGGCCTCGGCCTTGCGGACTTTCGCCGCGACGTCGCGATAACGGATCGCTTGCCGCGCCTGCTTCTTGAGACCCTCCATCTGGCCTGCGAGCTGGCCGATCACATCCTCGACGCGGGTGAGATTGGTTTCGGCGGCCTTCAGCCGCAGCTCGGCCTCGTGACGGCGCGCGTGCAGGCCGGCGACCCCGGCGGCGTCTTCCAGAACGCGGCGGCGCTGCTCGGGTTTCGCCTGGATGATTTCGCCGATCTTGCCCTGGTGCACCAGCGCCGGCGAGCGTGCGCCGGTGGCGGCGTCGGCGAACAGGATCTGCACGTCCCGCGCACGAACGTCACGGCCGTTGATGCGATAAACCGAGCCGGCCTCGCGCTCGATGCGGCGCGAAATCTCCAGCGTCTCGGAATCGTTGACGGCCGACGGCGCGGTGCGATCGGAATTGTCGATCGACATCACCACTTCGGCGTGGTTGCGCGCCGGACGGTTGCCGGAGCCTGCAAAGATCACCGCTTCCATATCGGCGGCGCGCAGCGACTTGTACGAAGTCTCGCCCATCGCCCAGCGCAGCGCCTCGACCAGATTGGATTTGCCGCAGCCGTTCGGCCCGACCACGCCGGTGAGGCCGGGCTCGATCACGAAATCCGTGGGTTCGACGAACGACTTGAAACCGTGAAGGCGAAGGCGCGTGAGTTTCATGGCCACTCTGCTGTACTGGCAAGACGCGAATCAGCCCACGGTTACAATACCATACGCAGTATTGCCGGCAGCTCCCGAGTCGCGCATCTCGCGAGGTTCGACAATGGCGAGGGCGGCGCATCAGGGCAACCGCGCAAACGGGCTTTTCCAGAGGCTTTTGCAGGAGTTATGCGGGAACTCGCGCCGCGCTGTTTGAAAATTGAGTCAGAGCTGGTCAGGGTGCCAACCAAAACTGTTAGCGTCGTCCCCGCGAAGGCGGGACCCATACACCGTGTCCTCGCTATAGAAGCACAGAAGCGACAACGATCTGACATGCGGTAAGCCGCTTCGTTGTACCACAGTCGTCATGGGTTATGGGTCCGCCGCCCCGGTGCGCAATTGCGCACGAGGCGGGGACGACGGCAGGGAGCGTTTCGTTCGTCAGCTTTTCAACAAGGGATCGATCTTCTTTTTGAATTCCTCGAATGATATCTCGCCCTTCACCATCTCGCCGTTGATGAAGAACGTCGGCGTCGAGTTCACCTTCAAAACCTCGTTGGCATACTTCTGGTCGGCTGCGATCTTGTCGAGCAGGGCCTGATCCTTCAGGCAGGTTTCGACCTCCGGTCCGCTGAAGCCGGCCTGCTTGCCGATCAGTTTCAGCGATTCCGTGGTCTTCGACCCGGTCCATTCATCCTGCGACTTGAACAGCGCGTTGATGATGGCGAAATATTTCCCCGCGTCGTCCTTGGCGATGCAGCGAGCCAGCATCGAGCCGGCGGCGGCTTTGATATCGAGCGGGAACTCGCGGAACACGTAGCGGATCTTGTTGGTGTCGATATAGGCCGCCTTGATTTTCGGGAACACGTCTTCCGCAAAGCGCGCGCAGTGCGGGCATGTCATCGAGGCGTATTCGGTGATGGTGACGGCGGCGTCCTTGGGACCGAGCGCCATGTCCGGCAGCGAGACCGGTTTGGCAACCTCCGCGGCGGTGGCGTTCTGGGCCATGGCCTCGCCGATCAGGTGCCAGGGCGAAAGAGCTGCGAAGGCGGCGAGCCCGGTGAGCGAGAGGGCGGCGTTAAAGGCGCGGCGCGTGATGATCAAGGGTCTGCTCCCGAAACGGCGCAAGCGCGCCTGAAAACACATTTGTTCGCTAGCTTTAAACCAGAATTTGTTCGCTAGCTTGAAACGACAATTGTGGCAATGGCGCGCCGTCGGCGGCCAGCGCCACCGCAGCGTCAATTTCGCTTGATCGAGGCGCCGAGCCTGGCCAGGGCGGTGCGCAGATCGTCGTCCTCGATCGATGACAGCGTTCCCGCGATGCTGGCAACATCCGTCTCGTCCGGCGACGGGGCGGCTTTTCGCGAGGCCTTGCGCGACAAGGGCGCTTGCCGCAAGGCCAGCCGGCCGACCGCGTTCCAGCCGAAGAAGCGGTTGACCCGTTGCAGGATGACATCGGAGGTGTGTTGGATCTCCAGCGCCACCGGGCCTTCGACCCGCAGCACCAGCGTCGCCGGTTCCCGCGGCTGCCCGTCGACGGGGCGAGGCCACTGGATTTTCATCGGTTCGGAATGCGCGGCGATCTCGGGTCCTGCGATCTCTGCCCAGCGCGTCACCAGTTCGCGCGACGCAAATCCCTGCCGCGCATAGGCGTCGGAGAAGACATCGCCGAGCAGCGTGGAGAGCGGCTTGGCCGAGATCGGGCCGGGCTTGGACATGCACTGACGCTTTGCAATAGATAAGGGCATGATCCTAGCAGGTGCGGCCAACAAGCGAAAGAAACCAGCCGCTGCCGCTCCGCGTTTGCCGGACAGGCCCGGACTCCTGCTTGCCTGGTACGATCGGCACCGCCGTCGCCTGCCGTGGCGTGCGCTGCCCGACGAGGTCGCCGATCCCTATCGGGTCTGGTTGTCCGAGATCATGTTGCAGCAGACCACCGTGAAGGCGGTCGGGCCTTATTTCGAAAAGTTCCTGGCGCGCTGGCCGGATGTCGACGCGATGGCGCGCGCGTCGCTCGACGATATCCTGCGGATGTGGGCCGGACTCGGCTACTATTCGCGCGCGCGCAATCTCCATGCCTGCGCGGTGGCGGTGCGGCGCGATCACGGCGGCACGTTTCCCGATACGGAAGACGGCTTGCGCGTGCTACCTGGGATCGGCGCTTATACGGCGGCGGCGATCGCTGCCATCGCCTTCGGCCGCCGCACCATGCCGGTCGACGGCAACATCGAGCGGGTGGTGTCGCGCCTGTTCGCGGTTGAGGAGCCGCTGCCGAAGGCGAAGCCGCGCATTCGGGAGCTTGCGGCGACGCTGCTCGGGCCCTCGCGATCGAGCGACGTGAAGACACGCGCCGGTCGCGACGACAAGAGCCGCGCTGGCGACGGCAAGAGCCGCGCTGGCGACGGCAAGAGCCGCGCTGGCGACGGCAAGAGCCGCGCTGGCGATTCCGCGCAGGCGCTGATGGATCTCGGCGCCACCATCTGCACGCCGCGGAAGCCGGCCTGCGTGCTGTGTCCGCTCGGCGACGAGTGTGCCGCGCGGCTACGCGGCGATCCGGAGACGTTTCCGCGCAAGGCGAAGAAGAAGGCAGGCGCGTTGCGGCGCGGCGCGGCCTTCGTGGTGACGCGCGGCGATCACCTGCTGGTCCGCACCCGCCCCGAAAAGGGTCTGCTCGGCGGCATGACGGAAGTGCCGACCTCGGTCTGGCTTGCCGCGCAGGATGATGCGACCGCGCTGAAGCAGGCGCCGTTACTTGGGAGCGCCTCGCGCTGGCGGCGCAAGGCCGGCACGG from Nitrobacter sp. NHB1 carries:
- a CDS encoding A/G-specific adenine glycosylase; translated protein: MILAGAANKRKKPAAAAPRLPDRPGLLLAWYDRHRRRLPWRALPDEVADPYRVWLSEIMLQQTTVKAVGPYFEKFLARWPDVDAMARASLDDILRMWAGLGYYSRARNLHACAVAVRRDHGGTFPDTEDGLRVLPGIGAYTAAAIAAIAFGRRTMPVDGNIERVVSRLFAVEEPLPKAKPRIRELAATLLGPSRSSDVKTRAGRDDKSRAGDGKSRAGDGKSRAGDGKSRAGDSAQALMDLGATICTPRKPACVLCPLGDECAARLRGDPETFPRKAKKKAGALRRGAAFVVTRGDHLLVRTRPEKGLLGGMTEVPTSVWLAAQDDATALKQAPLLGSASRWRRKAGTVTHVFTHFPLELTVYTASAAARARAPEGMRWVPIATLKDEALPNLMRKVIAHGLGE
- a CDS encoding DsbA family protein yields the protein MIITRRAFNAALSLTGLAAFAALSPWHLIGEAMAQNATAAEVAKPVSLPDMALGPKDAAVTITEYASMTCPHCARFAEDVFPKIKAAYIDTNKIRYVFREFPLDIKAAAGSMLARCIAKDDAGKYFAIINALFKSQDEWTGSKTTESLKLIGKQAGFSGPEVETCLKDQALLDKIAADQKYANEVLKVNSTPTFFINGEMVKGEISFEEFKKKIDPLLKS
- a CDS encoding DUF721 domain-containing protein encodes the protein MSKPGPISAKPLSTLLGDVFSDAYARQGFASRELVTRWAEIAGPEIAAHSEPMKIQWPRPVDGQPREPATLVLRVEGPVALEIQHTSDVILQRVNRFFGWNAVGRLALRQAPLSRKASRKAAPSPDETDVASIAGTLSSIEDDDLRTALARLGASIKRN
- the smc gene encoding chromosome segregation protein SMC; the protein is MKLTRLRLHGFKSFVEPTDFVIEPGLTGVVGPNGCGKSNLVEALRWAMGETSYKSLRAADMEAVIFAGSGNRPARNHAEVVMSIDNSDRTAPSAVNDSETLEISRRIEREAGSVYRINGRDVRARDVQILFADAATGARSPALVHQGKIGEIIQAKPEQRRRVLEDAAGVAGLHARRHEAELRLKAAETNLTRVEDVIGQLAGQMEGLKKQARQAIRYRDVAAKVRKAEAMLFHLRWLDAQTEVTEAARIHDLNVRELAERTREQAEAARLQAERASELPSLREAEARAAAGLQRLTSAREALDREEERARERAAELDGRLMQFTSDIEREQRQSSDADDALRRLDTEDVELKDEIKSRVETRSGVEERCTQAETTLAATEATFAELTRVLADLTARRNQLEANVRTHRDRLARIDQDIAGVQRESEALAQQTSGFGDLDALTAAIEGAQQALAQSESLSREREAEHAAARSRLDMARSGVEAARGPLQDADKRAQRLETEAKTIAKILNGESKNLWPPIIDGISVGKGYEKALGAVLGDDLDAPVDPSAPMRWTGAAVTTDDPALPEGVESLATHVQAPPELARRLAQIGVVAKERGAELVAHLKTGQRLVSLEGDVWRWDGFVTAAHAPTGAARRLAERARLADIESEIERARTDVAERRQVLETAQQAVAAAGQVVSAAASAESEARNAWRAAQREVDAAREHHASAEREINRHAARRSALTEAHSRLTNDRLEAAAAHEAATAALGALPPSLGTETKLGEVRAEIDGHRRLAAQVRAEAQALAREAELADRRLQAISAERNEWQARSRSAASQIATIEARVTEVKAERADLDNAPALFAEKRSAVISEIEHAEKDRRDAADALASAEAVMAETDRAAKISLEALSSAREATARAEERMDGSKRRLEDTEREIRDMLEVEPDAVASLAEIQPGVELPPLLGIEADLEKLRRDRERLGAVNLRAEEELREVETQHTSLATERDDLVEAIKKLRTGIQSLNREARERLLTSFETVNTHFKRLFTELFGGGEAALHLIESDDPLEAGLEIIAKPPGKKPQTLSLLSGGEQALTALALIFAVFLTNPSPICVLDEVDAPLDDHNVERFCNLLHEMTSSTETRFIIITHNPITMARMNRLFGVTMAERGVSQLVSVDLEDAVKILDQNVA